The Coffea eugenioides isolate CCC68of unplaced genomic scaffold, Ceug_1.0 ScVebR1_2697;HRSCAF=3773, whole genome shotgun sequence genome contains a region encoding:
- the LOC113757081 gene encoding uncharacterized protein LOC113757081, whose product MANLTKQEFVQLDISGKHYLSWAMDVEIHLESKGLGKTIVQNNDATSQDRAKAMIFLRHHLDESLKTEYLTVKDPLDLWISLKERFDHLKLVVLPKARHSRGRGRGRGYDRGRGRGRDRGRGRGHGRYIPYHNNNNHDMRQNISQKRDNNNNKKYKERKNYEEKCYRCGMGGHWSRTCRTADHLVELYQASLKGKNKSIETNFIDQGTSAIDQGNECNDDMDMTSLDMADFIVYPEDTKG is encoded by the exons ATGGCAAATCTCACAAAACAAGAATTTGTACAACTTGATATTTCTGGAAAACATTATTTATCATGGGCAATGGATGTTGAGATCCATCTTGAGTCCAAAGGGCTTGGAAAAACTATTGTCCAGAATAATGATGCTACAAGTCAAGACCGTGCCAAAGCCATGATATTCCTCCGCCATCATCTTGATGAAAGCTTGAAAACGGAATATCTGACAGTCAAAGATCCACTAGATCTGTGGATAAGTTTAAAAGAAAGATTCGACCACCTGAAGTTGGTCGTACTTCCAAAAGCCAG ACATAGCCGTGGCAGAGGTCGTGGACGTGGCTATGATAGAGgtcgtggacgtggccgtgatagaggtcgtggacgtggtcatgGTAGATATATACCTTACCACAATAATAATAACCATGACATGAGACAGAATATCTCCCAGAAGCGggacaacaacaacaataaaaaatataaagaaaggaaaaattatGAAGAAAAGTGCTATCGATGTGGCATGGGAGGACATTGGTCCCGTACCTGTCGTACGGCGGATCATCTTGTTGAACTTTATCAAGCATCATTGAAAGGGAAGAATAAAAGTATTGAGACAAATTTTATTGATCAAGGAACATCTGCCATTGATCAAGGTAATGAATGTAATGATGATATGGATATGACATCTCTTGATATGGCTGATTTTATTGTGTATCCTGAAGATACAAAAGGATGA
- the LOC113757074 gene encoding putative late blight resistance protein homolog R1A-3 produces the protein MQHNNVLRSEMVGLVHFFIEVREEHGKETEQLLPDVAAVVRQARFVEHSSSEGGVPDLVYSKLLPMIYLLTEELFSIRQLSYSRPGIKRNDDEHARYLRDTVGARVKLLQSHLEFLRIKLSDRPQKNMQHWRLVVMLFERVVEQLLSLKDSLDAGRITNGEARNVLFKVLLRILVFKAEAYLMDLLNGDESLLVKHQIGALKSVVASMTNMPRKLIFMNLEKVQKDEILILTDIESVVREVLYLCHSFNGTVFTGGMMKECTHWLCDLTQKIKEVVERIDVPFPKIEFPKTNGLGFIGFLLIKLKGQSMRYGIGPLNCVKQQIDDILQNLTFLRSSIMKQDAKYQECKDAAYMVEFIIDSILLGNGSRWHNFSWLYRVSENIRHIRILQETECQEKTCNLEVTNAAQAVVRQISQTSTFEVNEDVVVLNDQQQMIVDRLTRGSSQREIVSIVGMPGIGKTTLANQVYYDPKVVYYFHIRAWCCVSQVYAKRDLLLGILQQIIELTDSILTMPNEDLEFMLYKQLKGKRYLITMDDLWNIGAWDDLKSSFPDDGNGSRIMITSRLEDMALNFSLESNLLNLRPLSDGESWELLKMKIFPKEICPEELLQVGKEIARSCKGLPLSLVAIAGLLQKTAMKSDSWKKIAERSNAIIVNDPQTRCMDILELSYEHLPDYLKPCFLFFAMFQEDKEIPVRRLIWLWMAEGFIERKDSKSIEDLALDYLRDLVGRSLITVSKRRSNGGVKACRIHDMVRNVCLSKAKEEKFLGLVTGDDEPYSFFYDSDDFDDFDPSNSITYKEHRLCISVSRQQFVNSRPSGPYVRSLQFFATTDAYPRCPYNVSFISKNFKLLKVLDLEAINMGSSFADGIDSLIQLIFLAVGGDIDSIPSSLANLRNLETLLVKGLKGKKVLLPESIWRMTSLRHVHVKNNASFTLQPKVTGIGFQLKNLVSLSVPSLIFGEDADEMIRMLPNLRELSCIFSKSRGSRDYYQFPRLEKLTQLESLKIVYRGRTIKTSPLNFPLGLKKLTLINFFLRWDHISTIGSLENLEILKLLSSTFEDTRWEMKEGEFHKLKYLKLDSPNIVSWVASCDDLPNLQHLVLQKCENLKEVPIDFVRIPTLQLIEVQRCGDSVEEAIRRLQQEQFEYGIEDLKVLINH, from the coding sequence ATGCAACACAACAATGTTCTTCGTTCTGAGATGGTAGGCCTGGTACACTTCTTTATTGAGGTACGAGAAGAACATGGAAAGGAAACCGAACAGCTTCTTCCAGATGTTGCAGCAGTAGTTAGGCAGGCAAGATTTGTTGAACATTCATCAAGCGAAGGAGGTGTACCAGATCTTGTGTATTCCAAGTTGCTTCCTATGATTTATCTTCTCACAGAAGAACTTTTCTCTATTAGACAATTGAGCTACAGCAGGCCCGGCATTAAAAGGAATGATGATGAGCACGCAAGATATCTAAGGGATACTGTTGGAGCTCGAGTTAAACTCCTTCAATCCCATTTAGAATTTTTAAGAATCAAACTTTCGGATCGACCACAAAAGAACATGCAACATTGGAGACTAGTCGTCATGCTCTTTGAACGAGTGGTTGAGCAGCTGTTATCGCTGAAAGACTCATTAGATGCCGGAAGAATCACAAACGGTGAGGCAAGGAATGTGCTCTTTAAGGTACTTCTTAGAATTTTGGTTTTCAAGGCAGAGGCATATTTGATGGATTTACTCAACGGTGATGAAAGTCTCCTTGTAAAGCATCAGATTGGAGCCCTCAAATCCGTAGTTGCATCAATGACAAACATGCCCAGGAAACTCATCTTCATGAACCTTGAAAAGGTACAAAAGGATGAAATATTAATCTTGACGGACATTGAGTCGGTGGTCAGGGAGGTGCTATATCTTTGTCATTCCTTCAATGGTACTGTTTTTACAGGAGGCATGATGAAGGAATGCACTCACTGGCTTTGTGACTTGACACAGAAAATCAAGGAAGTAGTTGAGAGGATTGATGTCCCATTTCCAAAAATTGAGTTCCCCAAGACTAATGGATTAGGCTTTATTGGTTTTCTCTTGATAAAGCTAAAGGGGCAGTCGATGAGATATGGGATTGGCCCACTTAATTGTGTTAAGCAACAGATTGATGACATCCTACAGAATCTGACATTCTTGAGATCTTCCATCATGAAGCAGGATGCCAAGTATCAAGAATGCAAGGATGCAGCTTACATGGTGGAATTTATCATTGACTCAATTCTTCTTGGAAATGGATCCAGATGGCATAATTTTTCATGGCTTTACCGCGTCTCAGAAAATATAAGGCATATCCGGATTCTTCAGGAAACAGAATGTCAAGAGAAGACCTGCAATTTGGAAGTCACAAATGCTGCCCAGGCCGTGGTCCGTCAGATCTCGCAGACTAGTACCTTTGAAGTTAATGAAGATGTGGTGGTACTAAATGACCAGCAACAAATGATAGTTGATCGACTAACAAGAGGATCATCACAGAGAGAAATAGTCTCGATTGTTGGAATGCCAGGGATTGGCAAGACAACTCTGGCAAATCAAGTGTATTATGATCCTAAAGTTGTGTATTACTTCCATATTCGTGCATGGTGCTGTGTTTCACAAGTGTACGCAAAAAGAGACTTGTTGCTTGGCATTTTACAGCAGATAATTGAGCTTACTGACAGTATCCTGACGATGCCCAATGAAGACTTGGAATTTATGTTGTATAAACAATTGAAGGGAAAGCGTTATCTAATCACCATGGACGACTTGTGGAATATTGGTGCATGGGATGACTTAAAGAGCTCATTTCCAGATGATGGAAATGGAAGTAGGATTATGATAACAAGTCGTCTGGAAGACATGGCTTTGAATTTCTCACTGGAAAGTAATCTTCTTAATCTTCGTCCCTTGTCTGATGGTGAGAGTTGGGAGTTACTAAAGATGAAGATATTTCCTAAAGAAATCTGTCCTGAGGAACTACTACAAGTTGGAAAGGAAATTGCTAGGAGTTGTAAAGGACTACCTCTTTCTCTTGTTGCAATAGCTGGTCTCCTTCAAAAGACGGCCATGAAATCAGACTCGtggaaaaaaattgcagaacGTTCAAATGCTATCATTGTGAATGATCCACAAACGAGGTGCATGGACATCTTGGAACTAAGTTATGAGCATCTGCCAGATTATCTGAAACCATGCTTTCTTTTCTTCGCTATGTTTCAAGAAGACAAGGAGATTCCAGTTAGGAGATTGATATGGCTATGGATGGCTGAAGGTTTTATAGAGAGAAAAGATTCGAAGAGCATCGAGGATCTTGCTTTGGATTACTTGAGAGATCTGGTTGGTAGAAGCTTGATAACAGTTTCCAAGAGAAGATCCAATGGTGGTGTCAAAGCATGTCGGATACATGATATGGTACGCAATGTTTGCTTGTCAAAagctaaagaagaaaaatttttgggaTTGGTAACTGGTGATGATGAGCCTTATTCTTTTTTCTATGATAGCgatgattttgatgattttgatCCTTCAAATTCCATTACCTACAAGGAACATCGACTATGCATTTCTGTTAGCCGGCAACAGTTTGTTAACTCAAGACCTTCTGGCCCATATGTTCGTTCTCTTCAGTTCTTTGCCACTACTGATGCTTATCCAAGATGCCCTTATAATGTCTCATTCATTTCCAAGAACTTTAAACTTCTTAAGGTGTTGGATTTGGAAGCAATCAATATGGGTAGTTCCTTTGCTGATGGAATAGATTCACTTATTCAATTGATTTTTCTAGCTGTTGGTGGTGATATTGATTCTATTCCATCATCATTAGCTAATTTGAGAAATCTGGAAACTCTTTTGGTGAAGGGACTGAAAGGTAAAAAGGTCTTACTACCGGAAAGTATTTGGAGGATGACAAGTTTGCGACATGTTCATGTGAAGAATAATGCTTCTTTTACACTACAACCTAAAGTCACCGGAATTGGCTTTCAATTAAAGAACCTCGTCTCCCTCTCCGTACCATCTCTGATTTTTGGGGAAGATGCAGATGAAATGATAAGGATGTTGCCCAACCTTCGAGAATTGAGTtgcattttctcaaaatcaagGGGTTCCAGAGATTACTATCAGTTTCCAAGATTGGAAAAACTGACACAGTTGGAGTCGCTCAAGATAGTATATCGTGGTAGGACTATTAAGACAAGTCCATTGAACTTCCCGTTGGGACTGAAGAAGTTGACATTAATAAATTTCTTCTTGCGGTGGGATCATATCTCAACAATTGGCAGCCTAGAAAATCTTGAGATTCTCAAATTGTTATCTTCAACTTTCGAAGATACAAGGTGGGAAATGAAAGAAGGGGAGTTTCACAAGCTCAAATACCTGAAATTGGACAGTCCAAACATTGTTAGCTGGGTTGCCTCCTGTGATGACTTGCCTAATCTTCAACATCTAGTCTTGCAAAAATGCGAGAATCTTAAGGAAGTCCCAATTGATTTTGTGAGAATCCCAACTTTGCAGCTAATTGAGGTGCAACGGTGTGGAGACTCAGTTGAAGAGGCAATTAGGCGACTGCAGCAGGAACAATTTGAATATGGAATTGAAGATTTGAAGGTCCTTATCAACCATTAG